In Phlebotomus papatasi isolate M1 chromosome 1, Ppap_2.1, whole genome shotgun sequence, the following proteins share a genomic window:
- the LOC129810132 gene encoding 60S ribosomal protein L4, translating to MSLSAARPVVSVYTDKNEPVKDHAVPLPAIFKAPIRPDIVNEIHQLMRRNRRQPYAVSEEAGHQTSAESWGTGRAVARIPRVRGGGTHRSGQGAFGNMCRGGRMFAPTKTWRRWHRKINVNQRRYAIVSAIAASGVPALVQSKGHVIDGVSEFPLVVSDKLQEVTKTKQAVIFLRRMKIWGDIQKVYRSQRFRAGRGKMRNRRRIHRRGPLIVYAKNDGIKKAFRNIPGIDTMNVAKMNLLKLAPGGHVGRFVIWTESAFKRLNNIFGSWEKPSTQKKGYNLPQPKMANTDLSRLLKSEEIRRVLRRPKKQVKRHVRRLNPLKNARALVKLNPYAEVVKRRAILGAEKLRLQKKLEASKLRKKPLSKKNYIVRTLRRDELRKQQLQKTWAAKKAKVAAKKAAKQAAAKK from the exons ATG AGTTTATCCGCAGCTCGTCCTGTGGTCAGTGTCTATACTGACAAAAATGAACCGGTGAAGGATCATGCAGTGCCCCTGCCGGCCATCTTTAAGGCACCCATCCGGCCGGACATCGTCAATGAGATCCACCAATTGATGCGCCGCAATCGTCGGCAGCCGTACGCCGTGAGCGAGGAGGCCGGCCACCAGACCTCAGCTGAATCCTGGGGCACTGGTCGTGCTGTCGCTCGTATTCCGCGTGTCCGCGGTGGTGGCACCCACCGTTCTGGCCAGGGAGCCTTCGGCAACATGTGCCGTGGTGGACGCATGTTCGCCCCCACGAAGACCTGGCGCCGCTGGCACCGCAAGATCAATGTCAATCAGCGTCGCTACGCTATTGTGTCGGCCATTGCGGCTTCCGGAGTCCCGGCTCTGGTTCAGTCCAAGGGCCATGTCATCGATGGCGTTTCTGAGTTTCCGCTCGTGGTGTCGGACAAACTCCAGGAGGTCACCAAGACCAAGCAGGCGGTGATCTTCTTGCGTCGCATGAAGATTTGGGGAGACATTCAGAAG GTGTACAGGAGCCAGCGTTTCCGTGCTGGTCGCGGTAAGATGCGCAATCGCCGTCGCATCCACCGCCGTGGTCCGTTGATTGTCTACGCCAAGAACGACGGCATCAAGAAGGCCTTCCGCAACATCCCTGGCATCGATACCATGAATGTGGCCAAGATGAACTTGCTGAAGCTGGCTCCGGGCGGTCACGTTGGTCGCTTTGTCATCTGGACCGAATCGGCCTTCAAGCGCCTCAACAACATCTTCGGATCCTGGGAGAAGCCATCGACGCAGAAGAAGGGATACAATCTGCCCCAGCCCAAGATGGCCAACACCGATCTGTCGCGTCTGCTCAAGTCCGAGGAGATCCGCCGGGTGCTGCGTCGTCCCAA GAAGCAAGTTAAGCGTCACGTTCGCCGACTTAATCCTCTCAAGAATGCTCGTGCTCTGGTTAAATTGAACCCGTATGCCGAGGTAGTGAAGCGTCGTGCGATCCTGGGAGCTGAAAAGCTGAGGCTGCAGAAGAAACTGGAGGCGTCTAAGTTGAGGAAGAAGCCACTGAGCAAGAAGAATTACATCGTGAGGACTCTCCGTCGCGATGAACTCCGCAAGCAACAGTTGCAGAAGACATGGGCAGCCAAGAAGGCCAAGGTGGCTGCTAAGAAGGCTGCCAAACAGGCGGCTGCCAAGAAGTAA